A stretch of the Synechocystis sp. PCC 7338 genome encodes the following:
- a CDS encoding aldose epimerase has product MYNISFTPDRPLTYHLEDDQSLARLSLVPGRGGLVTEWTIQGQPVLYFDQERFQDPSLSVRGGIPILFPICGNLPHDQFDHAGTSYRLRQHGFARDLPWEVIGQQAQDSARLDLRLSHNDATLEAFPFEFELVFSYQLQGHNLRIEQRIANLGDRRMPFSLGLHPYFFCREKQRVTLAIPAHDYLDQKTGDRHDYDGQLDLTAPELDLAFTQISQPRAHFVDPDRNVKIEVSFSELYQTLVLWTVAGKDYLCLEPWSGPRNALNSGEQLAWVEPYSSRSAWVNFQVSME; this is encoded by the coding sequence ATGTACAACATTAGTTTTACTCCCGATCGCCCGTTGACCTACCATCTGGAAGACGATCAAAGTTTGGCTCGACTTTCCCTTGTGCCGGGGCGGGGCGGCCTGGTGACTGAGTGGACTATTCAAGGTCAACCCGTCCTATATTTTGATCAAGAGCGGTTCCAAGATCCATCCCTGTCGGTGCGGGGGGGGATCCCGATTTTATTTCCCATTTGCGGCAATCTGCCCCATGATCAGTTTGACCATGCAGGTACAAGTTATCGTCTCAGACAACATGGTTTTGCTAGGGATCTGCCTTGGGAAGTAATTGGCCAGCAAGCCCAAGATAGTGCCCGGTTAGATTTACGGTTGAGCCACAATGATGCCACCCTCGAGGCTTTTCCCTTTGAATTTGAACTAGTTTTTAGCTATCAACTCCAGGGCCATAACCTCCGCATTGAACAACGTATTGCCAATCTTGGTGATCGCCGAATGCCCTTTTCCCTTGGATTGCATCCCTACTTTTTTTGCCGAGAGAAGCAAAGGGTTACGTTAGCAATTCCCGCCCATGATTACCTAGACCAAAAAACTGGCGATCGCCATGACTATGATGGCCAACTGGACCTCACTGCCCCGGAATTGGATTTAGCCTTTACCCAAATTTCCCAACCAAGGGCCCATTTTGTCGACCCAGACCGGAATGTGAAGATAGAAGTTAGCTTCAGCGAACTTTACCAAACTCTGGTGTTGTGGACTGTGGCCGGGAAAGATTATCTTTGCCTGGAACCTTGGAGTGGCCCCCGCAATGCCCTCAATAGCGGCGAGCAGTTAGCCTGGGTGGAACCCTATTCTTCCCGTTCCGCCTGGGTGAATTTTCAGGTATCAATGGAGTGA
- a CDS encoding antibiotic biosynthesis monooxygenase, with translation MSAEFFDCLQHKCAYVAIGEFKPGRFTEAQRLYEKAISTYKSGFKGAFLLRKPNSDEGIAVILWNTIEDMEANQTEVHRKILDEMGPLFNVPPVTNIYEVCSEVEAYGKVLC, from the coding sequence ATGTCCGCCGAATTTTTTGACTGCCTACAACATAAATGCGCCTATGTGGCGATCGGAGAATTTAAACCCGGTCGGTTTACAGAGGCCCAACGGTTGTATGAAAAGGCTATTTCCACCTATAAAAGCGGCTTTAAGGGCGCCTTCCTGCTGAGAAAACCCAATTCCGATGAAGGCATTGCTGTGATTCTCTGGAATACCATCGAAGACATGGAAGCGAATCAAACGGAAGTCCACCGCAAAATTCTGGATGAAATGGGGCCTTTGTTCAATGTTCCTCCGGTCACCAATATTTACGAAGTTTGTAGTGAGGTGGAAGCCTACGGCAAGGTGCTCTGCTAA
- a CDS encoding bifunctional 2-polyprenyl-6-hydroxyphenol methylase/3-demethylubiquinol 3-O-methyltransferase UbiG, protein MNNVTRYQNAALQYYQDLTGSSHLHYGYWQPVPETKDDLTMAKLRHAQEKYTDHLLSFLPQNIETVLDVGCGNGDNASRLIGKGLQVEGIAPDPFQESNFLQKTAGKARFNSNTFQGFIEDLQRINSAPKYDLLLFSESTQYMASDTIADGSKFLVKPGGYVLLADMFRKNGQYQTGMFSNCLIKDELQMAMAKAGFVLLDSDDISQQIVPTLDLCVQSFQTFGVSTLTYLASLVRIAVPPLYKIFDYFLGKQAKALVKEGLQAGNIFRDHLCYEIQLWQKLA, encoded by the coding sequence ATGAATAATGTTACTCGCTACCAAAACGCCGCGCTTCAGTACTATCAAGATCTGACAGGATCTTCCCATCTCCACTATGGTTATTGGCAACCAGTTCCGGAGACAAAAGATGATTTAACTATGGCCAAACTTCGCCATGCCCAGGAAAAATATACTGACCACTTGCTCTCATTTTTACCACAAAATATCGAAACTGTACTGGATGTGGGCTGTGGCAACGGGGATAATGCCAGTCGACTAATTGGCAAAGGTTTACAAGTGGAAGGCATTGCTCCAGATCCTTTTCAGGAGTCCAATTTTTTACAAAAGACCGCAGGTAAAGCTCGCTTTAATAGCAATACTTTCCAAGGATTTATAGAAGATTTGCAACGGATTAATTCCGCTCCCAAATATGACTTGTTGCTTTTTAGTGAAAGTACCCAATATATGGCTTCAGACACCATTGCTGATGGGTCGAAATTCTTGGTGAAACCGGGAGGTTATGTTCTACTAGCTGATATGTTTCGTAAAAATGGACAGTATCAAACAGGGATGTTTTCCAATTGTTTGATTAAAGATGAATTGCAGATGGCGATGGCAAAGGCTGGTTTTGTTCTGCTCGACAGCGATGATATTTCTCAACAAATTGTACCGACCCTGGATCTTTGTGTGCAAAGTTTTCAAACCTTTGGCGTTTCGACTTTAACTTATTTGGCTAGTTTAGTTAGGATTGCAGTCCCTCCCTTGTATAAAATTTTCGACTACTTTTTAGGGAAACAGGCCAAAGCTCTGGTGAAGGAAGGATTACAGGCCGGGAATATTTTTCGGGATCATTTATGCTATGAAATTCAACTTTGGCAAAAACTTGCTTAA
- a CDS encoding TldD/PmbA family protein: MTTDLSVYLDQAQRAGAEAAEVYCSRSFSRPVFFEANRLKQLESSESEGVALRLWKNGQAGLAVAYGPVEPGILVEKALALAALNPPNPPRFTSPRQEYRESLGEGFSVEQLIDWGQTAIASLRSEFAEVLCSGELACSTDSTRLLNSEGLDCTWTERSLSYYFGVEWIRGEDFLAIYDGEQCRGQADVKQVVENLRQRLLWAQVNQQIQGGKMPALLTSGAAGLLWDTVGEALHGQRIVEGSSPWAERLGQTVAIEELNISQDPTAIPFDCPFDDEGSPTQKLALIKAGTIAQFYTDQETAEELGKSTTGNGFRPSLSSAPQPGLVNMLVTPGSASFDQLLKKLDNGLIIDQILGGGADISGDFSINVDLGYRVQNGEITGRVKDTMVSGNVYELLSQIVALGSDRRWQGSCATPSIILDGVSITA, encoded by the coding sequence ATGACCACCGATCTATCGGTTTACCTTGACCAAGCACAACGAGCCGGTGCAGAGGCGGCGGAAGTTTACTGCTCTCGTTCCTTTTCTCGTCCAGTTTTTTTTGAAGCTAATCGGTTAAAGCAGTTGGAAAGTTCAGAATCGGAAGGGGTAGCCCTGCGATTATGGAAAAATGGTCAGGCCGGTTTAGCGGTGGCCTATGGGCCGGTAGAACCTGGGATTTTAGTCGAAAAAGCCTTGGCCCTGGCCGCACTGAATCCCCCCAATCCGCCCCGCTTTACTAGCCCCCGGCAAGAATATCGGGAAAGTTTAGGGGAAGGTTTTTCTGTAGAACAGTTAATCGATTGGGGCCAAACGGCGATCGCCAGTTTACGGTCAGAGTTTGCGGAAGTGCTTTGTAGTGGGGAATTAGCCTGTAGTACCGACAGCACCCGCCTACTCAACAGTGAAGGCTTAGACTGTACCTGGACAGAAAGAAGCTTAAGCTACTATTTCGGGGTGGAATGGATTCGGGGGGAAGATTTCCTGGCTATTTACGATGGGGAGCAATGTCGAGGTCAGGCTGACGTCAAACAGGTAGTGGAAAATCTGAGGCAACGCCTACTTTGGGCACAGGTTAATCAACAAATCCAGGGGGGCAAAATGCCCGCCTTACTCACCAGTGGAGCCGCCGGTTTACTGTGGGACACAGTGGGGGAAGCCCTCCATGGCCAACGGATCGTGGAAGGTTCCTCTCCCTGGGCCGAAAGGTTAGGACAGACTGTAGCCATTGAGGAATTAAATATTAGTCAAGACCCCACCGCTATTCCCTTTGATTGCCCCTTTGACGATGAAGGAAGCCCTACCCAAAAACTTGCCTTGATTAAGGCAGGGACAATTGCCCAGTTTTACACTGACCAGGAAACAGCGGAAGAATTAGGTAAAAGCACCACGGGAAATGGCTTTCGTCCCAGCTTAAGCAGTGCCCCCCAACCGGGTTTGGTCAATATGTTGGTCACACCGGGAAGTGCTAGTTTTGATCAGTTACTGAAAAAATTGGACAATGGTTTAATTATCGATCAAATTCTTGGGGGAGGAGCGGATATTTCCGGGGATTTTTCCATCAATGTGGATTTGGGCTATCGAGTGCAGAACGGCGAAATTACCGGCAGAGTGAAGGACACCATGGTTTCCGGTAATGTTTATGAACTATTAAGTCAGATTGTCGCTTTGGGGTCAGACCGCCGTTGGCAGGGTTCCTGTGCTACTCCATCAATTATTTTAGATGGGGTATCCATCACTGCCTAG
- a CDS encoding ABA4-like family protein yields the protein MLLSSTATELIFNVSNLGVLPFWALMILLPGWQGTQKVMQSFIPLALLAVVYLLLFINSLGSTSAAALASPELGVIAQAFSDPSIMAVGWIHYLVMDLFVGRWIYWQGRETGIWTTHSLILCLFAGPIGLLSHLLTTAIVQKWPKSSSSLASTDT from the coding sequence ATGCTCCTTTCTTCGACGGCAACGGAACTTATTTTTAACGTTAGTAATCTAGGGGTTCTACCGTTCTGGGCCCTGATGATCCTTCTACCGGGATGGCAGGGAACCCAAAAGGTGATGCAGTCATTCATTCCCCTGGCCCTTTTGGCAGTTGTTTATTTGCTCTTATTCATTAATTCCCTGGGATCAACATCGGCCGCCGCCCTGGCTAGCCCGGAATTGGGGGTAATTGCCCAGGCCTTTAGCGACCCCAGTATCATGGCTGTCGGTTGGATACATTACTTAGTGATGGATTTGTTTGTCGGACGCTGGATCTATTGGCAAGGGCGAGAAACGGGCATCTGGACGACCCATTCCCTGATTTTGTGCTTGTTTGCCGGGCCCATCGGTCTTTTATCCCATCTCCTAACCACGGCGATCGTTCAAAAATGGCCAAAATCTTCTTCTTCCCTGGCCTCCACCGATACGTAA